One genomic segment of Hordeum vulgare subsp. vulgare chromosome 2H, MorexV3_pseudomolecules_assembly, whole genome shotgun sequence includes these proteins:
- the LOC123430889 gene encoding uncharacterized protein LOC123430889 codes for MLEREVCDISKGPTMVHHQNQYSTMGGMVDNKHNVNVKEGVVEYMKAKEKKKQNKEEGDKKKEDKKMVKYKEKNDKTRSNGKKDNEKEKEDQRKRKENEKKMKAHKERENEKGNDKQEEESKQRDAKDENDKTRGNGKKDNEKEKEDQRKRKENEKTMKAHKEREKEKGNDKQEEESKQRDAKDENDPKKCPQFFRSLITRSSMEQETIPEDCHKYLEECTGVVYLRGPSGNKWPVELAKISGELCFARGWKEFLRDHRVMYGYLLVFRYDGQSQFSVTVFLPSYCEAPYASLAQPQCMDAAVAAEDENVHTGTVADGTAPQKEDSHIRIRADGTPQNGHEEEEDALEEYEGGDNMSANADGTGAQEEEEDTLYESPENDEDSEWRSAPSQQQHEDRGKIDNGFVVRTRTWLRKEDDIMAEVVQSKKSKVMEGIVHEALSSDSESEGEALELKHRPSRKSKAAEGKRPEALLELVRRPPKKSKAERKRSAASSASKRTTSSDNLAESEHCPPRKSKAAKGKRPQAQCGHSESEGAESGDSLAELVRRSPKKYKAQGKRSAASSASKMTTSSDNLAVHTGVFAPESVCKDLTTLRKSFGNKYRKEAQFPMFNKSNSENLPGRVLIKVQRRPELKSQRRPVTQSDKKDAMNRARRFQSERPYVMKEMNHNNVYGSCFMIIPDMFVENFLPKDSRKITLWDPQAKPWKVSYEYTGGERPRAAFSAGWGAVAMENNLEKWDICIFELLDQEYNIKLHVFRAVLEITPFVLAPKHHPQGCA; via the exons ATGCTTG AGAGAGAAGTGTGTGACATAAGTAAAGGTCCAACCATGGTACATCACCAAAATCAATATAGCACTATGGGCGGCATGGTAGACAATAAGCACAATGTGAACGTAAAAGAAGGGGTAGTTGAATATATGAAGgcgaaagagaaaaagaaacaaaacaaagaagaaggtgataagaaaaaggaggataagaagatggTGAAGTACAAGGAGAAGAATGATAAAACAAGGAGTAATGGTAAGAAGgataatgagaaggagaaggaggatcagaggaaaaggaaagaaaatgagaagaagatgaAGGCACATAAGGAAAGAGAGAACGAGAAGGGAAATGATAAACAGGAGGAGGAGTCAAAACAAAGGGATGCGAAGGATGAGAATGATAAAACAAGGGGTAATGGTAAGAAGgataatgagaaggagaaggaggatcagaggaaaaggaaagaaaatgagAAGACGATGAAGGCACATAAGGAAAGAGAGAAGGAGAAGGGAAATGATAAACAGGAGGAGGAGTCGAAACAAAGGGATGCGAAGGACGAGAATGACCCCAAAAAATGCCCTCAATTCTTTAGGTCGCTCATAACCAGATCATCTATGGAACAAGAG ACAATTCCAGAAGACTGCCACAAATACTTGGAAGAGTGTACAGGAGTGGTTTACCTCAGAGGTCCAAGTGGAAATAAATGGCCTGTAGAGCTGGCTAAAATCTCTGGGGAGCTATGCTTTGCGCGTGGATGGAAGGAGTTCCTCCGTGACCACCGCGTCATGTATGGCTACCTGCTGGTTTTCCGTTATGACGGGCAGTCACAGTTCTCAGTGACGGTGTTCTTGCCATCGTACTGCGAGGCGCCGTACGCGTCTCTCGCCCAGCCGCAGTGCATGGATGCCGCCGTGGCCGCAGAGGATGAGAATGTGCACACGGGCACCGTTGCAGATGGTACTGCCCCACAAAAAGAAGACTCTCACATTCGCATACGTGCAGATGGTACACCACAAAATggacatgaagaagaagaagatgcttTAGAAGAATATGAAGGGGGCGACAACATGAGTGCCAATGCTGACGGCACTGGTGcacaagaggaagaggaagacacATTATATGAAAGTCCAGAGAATGATGAAGACAGTGAATGGCGCAGTGCACCATCGCAGCAACAGCATGAGGATCGAGGCAAAATTGACAATGGTTTTGTGGTCAGGACGAGGACTTGGCTCAGGAAGGAGGATGATATCATGGCAGAAGTGGTCCAATCCAAGAAGTCCAAGGTTATGGAGGGAATAGTGCATGAAGCTCTATCTAGTGATTCAGAGTCGGAAGGAGAAGCATTAG AATTGAAGCATCGCCCATCCAGGAAGTCCAAAGCTGCTGAGGGGAAAAGACCTGAAGCTCTATTAG AATTGGTCCGTCGTCCACCCAAGAAATCCAAGGCTGAGAGGAAAAGGTCTGCTGCTTCATCAGCTTCTAAAAGAACGACATCAAGTGACAATTTGGCAG AATCGGAGCATTGTCCACCCAGGAAATCCAAGGCTGCAAAGGGGAAAAGGCCTCAAGCTCAATGCGGCCATTCGgagtctgagggagcagaatcagGTGACAGTTTAGCAG AATTGGTCCGTCGTTCACCCAAGAAGTACAAGGCTCAGGGGAAAAGGTCTGCTGCTTCATCAGCTTCTAAAATGACGACATCAAGTGACAATTTGGCAG TTCATACAGGTGTATTCGCGCCAGAATCCGTATGCAAGGACTTGACCACATTACGCAAATCTTTTGGTAACAAATATAGAAAGGAGGCCCAGTTCCCGATGTTCAATAAGAGCAACAGTGAAAACCTACCTGGTAGAG TTCTCATCAAGGTTCAGAGAAGGCCAGAATTAAAGTCGCAGAGACGTCCAGTAACCCAAAGTGACAAGAAAGACGCCATGAACAGGGCGCGGAGGTTCCAATCCGAGAGGCCCTATGTTATGAAGGAAATGAATCACAACAATGTCTATGGCTCGTGCTTCATG ATAATACCAGACATGTTCGTTGAAAATTTCCTCCCGAAGGACAGCAGGAAGATCACACTGTGGGACCCGCAGGCGAAGCCGTGGAAGGTGTCGTACGAGTACACCGGCGGTGAACGTCCCCGTGCGGCGTTCAGCGCCGGGTGGGGCGCGGTCGCCATGGAGAACAACCTGGAGAAGTGGGACATCTGCATCTTCGAGCTCCTGGACCAGGAGTACAACATCAAGCTGCACGTCTTCAGGGCCGTGCTGGAGATTACCCCCTTCGTCCTAGCCCCAAAACATCATCCACAGGGTTGTGCATAG